The nucleotide sequence GAACTCTCCTGAGAGTTTACGTGTTCCGACAATATATAGCGTAAAATTAAATTGTTTAATGCTCATTTTTGAGAAGACGGGGCTGGTGTAAGACGCAGGCCAGTTTACGACGCATTCTTATGAAGAACGGGCGCCTTCTGAATGGCCTGGGACCGGCGCTTGTAGGTTTCCAGGAGTTTCCATTCCACCGCCGGAATATCCTTGAGCACCACATGCGGAATCAGGTAGCCACGGCTGTTCTCCAGCGCTTTGAGCTGCAGTTCCAGTGGGGCGTGATCGGTGATGACGTTGTCTTCATAGCAGAACTGGCCCGGTCTCAATTCCTCGGCATAGCCTTCACGGAAGAGCGAGAGGTGACCGCTTTCCAGGATAAAGACGAAGTGACCTGTGAAGTGCGAGATGATCTGCTGGTCTTTGATCTGGATTTCATAGACCGATTTCGCGATCTTGTTCAGCAGCGGCGACCACTTGATCGACTGGAAGAGATCGCTGCTCTGGAGCATGCGGCGACGGCTGATGTTCTTGCTGAAGCTTTCCTTCAGATTATAGCGTTCCAGGAACGAATCGAAGATCCGGCGCGGTATGCGCAGGATTTCCGCGAAGCTCTTGGAAATCAGCTGATGCAAAGGACAGTCGGGATCATCACCGACGAGATAGCCTGCGACATATTCCAGGCCAAAGGGCACTTCGCTCTTGGGAGCCGCCACGATACCGCTCAGCACCAGGAAAATATCCTGCGCATGCCCGGCCTGGCGAACAAGGGCGGAGCCTGGTTCCAAAGATTCAATAGGTTGATTCAAAAGTTCATAGAACGAGCTGAAAGGCACCGTGGGGAAGTAGTGATGCAGCGAACGCGCCGCTACTTCATGACGGTTATCAATGTGGCTCTTCACAAGGTGATCTATTTGGCCAAAAAGAGCCCGGGTTCCGATCGAGAGTTGACTGGGGCTCAGTTCGTCGGCGGTATGGGCCAGAATGATTTTCTTGCTGCGGTCGCCCTGGAAGTCCTCGGCATGACCGTGGATCATCCCGCCACCGATGTCGATCTTCTTCAGGTCGGCCGGCTGCAGATAAAGATCCTTGATCTTCTGGAAGTACTGCAGCGAGATGCCCGGCTTCTGCTGATCCGGTTCTATCATCCGCTGAAGGACGGAGAACGAGCAGATATCCGCGAGGTGATGATAGGTGCGATGACCGTTTTCCGTCACCGTGCGGAACTGGAAAGTATTGGTCTCCACAGGATGCGGAGAATAGCTGGGCTGGACTTCCAGACCGTCGATGTTATTCCATTCCTCGGGCGCCAGATCGTGGATGGTGAAAAACCGCTCCAGAACCGGGAATTTAACCGAAAGCAGAGCCTGCATCTTCTTGTTCACCGAGTGACGCACGACGCTGGTCGAATAGTATTCAAGCTTCCGATCGCCCAGCATCAGTTCGGTCAGACCCGCGAAGTGATCATCGTGTCCGTGGGTTTGGAAAATCCCGCGGATGGAATTCAAGCTGAGCCCCAGAGCGCGGAGCGTATGCGTGATGTGCGGTCCGGCATCGATCAGGTACACGTCAGGGCCATAGCAGATGATACTGGCCATCGCCGGTCGATGGATGTCCCAGCCGTCGCCTTCACCGCTGTGGATCACCGAGAAGAACTCCGGTGCGAAGCGCTGGAAATTCAATTTATAAGTCGGCTGGTAGGCTTCATGCGCCGCCAGATTCAGATCGATGTCGATGAATTCCTGATCCACGCTGATGCGGAATTTATTGATGCCGGTTCGTTTGATCAGAACGCCGTTCAGATCAAGGACGTCATCACCCAGCTGCCGGCAGTCGATCAGATCATGCGTCGCCTGAATCCTGCCAAAGGCGAACTTCAGCTTCAGACGCATCATTTCCTGCGCCTGTTCCTTCGGCATTCCGGCTTCGATGAGTTCATTCTCGTCGATGAGTCCATAGTTGCCGCGGAAGACATAATCGAGCTGGGCTTTGATCTGCTCGGAGTTGCCGATCATGATCGGCTTGTCTTTGGAATAGCCTGGATGATTCGGGATCAGCATGCCCTGACGATAGAACATCTGCAGCATGGTGAATTCAGCAAGGTTGGCAAACTGTCCATTCTGGATGCCAAGGTCCGAGAGGAGCAGGCAGTTCGGACCTGTTTCATGCAGCGCCCCGCTACCCGCCTGGTTGCGAATCACGCCGTGCTTGATCAGGTGCTTGACGCTATCGGCCGGACAGCCCGCCTGAAGGAAGACCTTCCTGCTGGGAACCGACACCCAGTAAAGCCCCGGAGCAATTTTTTTGTTCTCTATCAAGCTCATGAAACTCCCATCTCCACTCAGCCTATCGGCCCCACTCGGGCGGAGTTGAGCGGCATCTTTTGCCGCATGCTTACCTTAGGGTAGATTTCGTTTTCGCATTCGCCTTGCATTTCAATAAATTCCCGGCAAAGCCTTAGGCAATTCAAGCTCAAAGCAGGTGGCGGTTCCCGATAGATTAAAATCCAATCGACCCGGCGTCCGCAGAACAATTCTTCGCGCCACATGCAGGCCGCTGTGCCCATGACCTTCCGATCCCTCGGCGACCGGATCGAAGAGCCGCAGAGCCTGGGCTTCGGTCAGCTTCGGCCCGCCGCAGGTCAGTCGAATCAGAAGCAGGTCCTCCAGCACCTCGGCTGTTATATTCAGCCACTTATCCTGATCCAAAAGCATCTCAAGCCTTTGGCAGAGCATGGTGATCAAACTGATGCCGACCTGCATAAGGTCCGCAGGATGAATCATCAGGTTTTCCGGCGGCAGATCCATGGTGAGTCGGACGCCGGCCAGACGCAGCCGCGGACCCAGAAGATTCGCGGTCTTGGCCAGGGTCTGGTCGAGGCGGCAGAGTTTCTGCGGCCCGAGGCGCTGCTGGAATTCGAGTATTCCGTCCATCAAAAGGCGTGATTTCTGCGACTGTTCCATCAGGTGCATGTGCGTGGTCGCCAGAGCGGTGACGCGGGAAAAAAGCACAAGCTGCGGCCGGGCGAGATCCTGGAGTCCTTTCCAGATCCGGCTTTTCTCGTCTGCGGATAAAAGCGCGGGAGCCAGCAGAAGACGGAAGCTCCTTAAAAGCGCCAGGCTTTCCCCATCGGTTTTAGGCAGCGGCAAAGCGTCGAGGTCAACGTCTTCAGCACTGTCCTGCCCACTTAAAAAGACCTCGGCCCAATGCGGTCCCAAGCGCTCGGCATCCGGCAGGGCTGCCAGCGCCTCCTGACAAAGGATGCGTCCGGCATCGGTGCCATTGCGCTCGGCCCAGATCGCACGTATTTCCCGGCTTAAATCGGTGATCAATTCCCCGAGCTGCGCGAGCTTCTCGCGTTCTTCCATAAGGGCGATGCGCTTGGTCAAACGCTGACGGCTCAAAAGGTTTCTGACGCGCAGAACGAGTTCCTGCTGGATGATGGGTTTGGTCAGATAATCATCGGCGCCGAGGTCAAGGCCATGGATGCGATCCTGTTCGGACGCGCGGGCCGTGATCAATATCACCGGAATATCGGCAAGGCTGCTGTCGAGCTGTTTTTCCTGCATCACCTGCTCACCGGAAAATTCCGGCATCGCCAGATCGAGCAGAACGAGGTCCGGTCGATCGGAACGCATGCGGGTCAAGGCCTCGCGTCCGCCGTAGGCGAGGCTTACGCGATAGCCCTGAGGCATCAGGATCTCCTGAATGATCTCGCAGTTGATTTCATTGTCATCGACCACGAGGATATGCGCGGCATAGCCATCCATCTTCATCAGATTATGGCTGGGCGGATCCTCCTGAACGGGCGTGAAACTTCTGTCCTCAGGATCAGCGGGTCCGGTCAGCGGCAGATACTCACGGGCGGTGCTTTCGAGGTGCACTTCGCTTTGCTCGGGAATCACCACGGTGAATTTACTGCCGACCCCAGGTTCGGAACTGATCTTCATTTCACCCTGCATCAGCCGCAGCAGCATGCGCACCATGGGAAGCCCAAGACTGCTCGCATCGCTTAAAAAAGCCTGATCATCGAAAATGCGGCTGATCTGTTCGGAACCGAGGCCGACGCCCTGATCACTGACTTCCAGCGTTAATGCGCGGCCGCGTTTACTGATGGCGAGCACGACGTGATTGCGCTCCTGCGCCTTGCCGAACTTGAAGGCATTGCCGATCAGGTTTCTGAGTATCATCAAAAGCCTGGCGTTATCGTGAATGAAAATACCGTCGTCATTCATCCAGAGTTTTCTGATTTCAAAATGACAATCCGGATAGCGAAGGCGCAGGCCTTCGGCCATGGTTTCGACTTCGAGCACGAGCTGGTTCAGATGAATCCGGGAATTCTGCAGCTGAAGCTTGCCGCGGCGACCGTCCGCAAGGTCGAGGATGGTGGTGATCTGATGCTTCAAGGATTCGGCGAGCATGATGCATTTACTGATCTGGGTGCGTCCGCTCGCAGGCAAGGGCCCGTATTGACCCTGGAACATCAGCTGCAGAAAGCCGATGATGCCGTTCAGCGGAGTCCGTAACTCATGGGAACTGCTGTGAAAAAAGGTGGTGCGGAAACGGTCCTCGGCAAGGGCTTCGTCCAGGTGCTTTTGCGCCGCTTCGGTTTCCGCGGCCTTCGCCAGAACCTGACGCTGCAGCTTCGTGATTTGTTTTTGCAGCCAAAAGCAAAAGAATATCGTGGCGCCGAGCAGCAAAGCGAGGGCAAGACTGAGCCAGGGCCAAAGGGGGGACGTCCCGCCAGCATCAGCATAGGCGGGGCCACTCAGACCAAGGCTCATCACGATGAGCAGCAGCTGGCTTTGAAAAGGGCTCATCGACTCATTCTTTATGAAGACATCCTGAGTCGATTATCGGCCGCTTTTCAGAAAACCTCAGCCGAGGGTGGTCCGGCCGCCGAGATACGGCTGCAAAGCCTTTGGAATGCGTACCTTTCCATCCGCTGTTTGGTGATTTTCCAGGAAGGGGATCAGAACGCGCGGGGTCGCGATCGCGGTGTTATTCAAGGTGTAGGCATGAAGATTCTGGCCGTTCTTATCCTTGTAGCGCAGCTTCAATCGGCGAGCCTGGAAGTCGTAGAAAGTCGAACAGCTATGGGTTTCGCCATAGGCATTGCGCGAGGGCATCCAGGTTTCGATGTCGTGCTTCCGCACCTGGCCCTGACCCAGGTCGCCCGTACAGACGTAGACCACGCGATAGGGAAGTTCCAAAGACTGCAGGATGGCTTCGGCATTACCCAGGATCTCGCTATGCAGCTGATCCGATTCCGCAGTATCCGCATGACCGATGACCACCTGCTCGACTTTTTGGAACTGATGCACGCGATAAAGGCCGCGCGCGTCTTTACCATAGGTTCCGGCTTCGCGACGGAAGCAGGTGCTCTGCGCGAAATAACGAAGCGGCAGCTGCTCGTCTTTCAAAATTTCGCCCGAATGATACGAGGTCAACGAAACCTCGGCCGTGCCGACGAGCACCATCTCATCGCGCTCGACCAGGTAGGCCTGCTCACGACCCACCGGGAAGTATCCGGTGCCGACCATGGCCTCTTCCTTGACCAGGACAGGCACGGCGAGCTGGGTATAACCCTTCTTGTTTAAATGATCGACGGTCAGGCGCAGAATCGCGGCTTCAAGCTGCGCGCCGAGTCCCCGCAGAACGTAGGAACGGCTGCCGGCGAGTTTCACGCCGCGTTCCACATCGAAAAGATCGAGCGCCTCACCGATCTCGACATGGTCTTTGGTTTTGAAATCGAATTTGGGAACCTCGCCCCAGCGTTTCACTTCGACGTTTTCCGTATCGTCCTTGCCCAGTGGAACATCGTCACGGGCCGGGGCCGGCACGAGCAGCATCAGCTGTTCGAATTCCCCGCTCAGCTCGCGCACTTCATTTTCCAGGGTTTCCAGGCGGGGTTTGATACCGGCCACCTGGGCCTTCAGACCATCACGCTCGGCAGGCGTCGCGCTGGCAATGGCTTTGGAGATGCGATTCCGGTCGGCCTGAAGCTGCTCCATCTCGACTTGTTTTTTCCGCAGGTGTTCGTCCATCGACAGGAGTCGATCGAGGTCAACACCCATGCGTTTATCTTGAATGGCCTTGCGTACTTTGTCGGGATTTTCACGAATGAATTTGATGTCGAGCATGGTATCTTCAGCTTCCTTTTCCTTGGCAAACGCTACGGGTTATCATGGCCCAATCCGCTTAGGCGGCCATCATACAGAAGGCAACCCGGCATGAAAAGTCTGGAAGCATCAGCCCGAGGACTGTTGATGTGGGCAGTCAAAAAAGGCTGGACCATCTCCTCATTTTCCCCTATGAAATCCTGCTCGAATGGAAAACCATGTCGGAAGAGGCTCCTATGAATAAGTTAAATCCTTTTGAAGCCTTGGGCCTGCCCCGGGATCCCCTGCTGCTGGCCCCTTTGGCTGGAGTCTCGGATCATCCTTTTCGGCGAAGCTGTGCCGCTCAAGGTGCGGATCTGACTTACGTTGAAATGATCTCGGCGACCGCTCTGCTTTACGAAAGCCGACGTACCTATGACATGCTAAAGCGTCATAGCTCGGAGTCCATACTTGGCGTGCAGATCACAGCCGCATCTGCGGATGATATGGGCCGTGCGGTGGAAATCCTGGCCCAGCATAATTTTGAAACGATCGACATCAATATGGGCTGTCCTGTGAAAAAGGTCGTGAAGACCGGCTGCGGCTCGGCGATCCTGCGCGATCCCGAGCGGGTGTTTCAAACCGTGAAGGCCGCCTGCAACGCCACAGATAAACCCATATCGGCGAAGATTCGTTTGGGCTGGGATCATCAATCCATCAATGGCATGGAAGTCGCGCAGGCGGCGGAAGCCGGCGGGGCTGCGTGGGTGACCGTTCATGGTCGCACCCGCGCCGATGATTATGGAATGCCGGTGAATCTGGACGGCATTCGGCAGATCAAGGCGGCTTTGAAAGTTCCCGTCATTGGCAACGGCAATCTCTTTCAACACGAAGATGTCGCGCATATGAAAGCTGTTACGGGTGTCGATGGCGTGATGATCAGCCGCGGGGCCTTGGGCAATCCCTGGCTCTTCAAGGAAATACGGACCAGCGATAAGACGGTCAGTATTGATGAATGGGAAGCGACCGTGCTGCGGCACCTCGCCTGGCAGCAGGAGGAATACGGCGATCAGCCCGGCGCAGCGGTCTGCATGCGCAAGCACCTTCTTTGGTATGCCAAGGGCTGGCAGGGCGTGAAGCCTTTCCGCGAAGCCGTGAACGAAGCCGGCAGTCTGAGCGGGGCAGGGGACCTTGTGAAACGTTTCGCCGATCAGCTGCGGAAAAGTCAGTACCTCGTCCGCGCGCCTATCGTTCAGAACGAAGCCGGTCACCGCTTCGCCTGGGATCCCAAGTATGAAATGGATAGAAAGCTCGATCGCGGCGTTGGGGACGACGGGCTGGAAACCCTTGCAGTGCAAGAGGAACTGTCCTTTTAATCCGTATCGACCGAATGGCCCAAGCCCGCGCGGGGTTTGGGTAAATTAAAATTAATACCAAAAAACTCAAGCTGGAGGGCGCCTCCTACGATCGGGTTAGAGTCACCGATTAGGAGTGCGATCCAACCATGTTCAAATCATTACTCATGGTCGTGAGTTCACTGATTCTTGTCGCCTGTAACCCTTCCGCAGGTGGAGGCCGGAGCGAATCCACCGGCGCCAATCCTGGAACAGGCACCCCCACGGTACCGACCCAATCCAGCCTTCCCGATGGAGTGGCGCGTGACAAGGT is from Oligoflexus sp. and encodes:
- a CDS encoding response regulator — protein: MSPFQSQLLLIVMSLGLSGPAYADAGGTSPLWPWLSLALALLLGATIFFCFWLQKQITKLQRQVLAKAAETEAAQKHLDEALAEDRFRTTFFHSSSHELRTPLNGIIGFLQLMFQGQYGPLPASGRTQISKCIMLAESLKHQITTILDLADGRRGKLQLQNSRIHLNQLVLEVETMAEGLRLRYPDCHFEIRKLWMNDDGIFIHDNARLLMILRNLIGNAFKFGKAQERNHVVLAISKRGRALTLEVSDQGVGLGSEQISRIFDDQAFLSDASSLGLPMVRMLLRLMQGEMKISSEPGVGSKFTVVIPEQSEVHLESTAREYLPLTGPADPEDRSFTPVQEDPPSHNLMKMDGYAAHILVVDDNEINCEIIQEILMPQGYRVSLAYGGREALTRMRSDRPDLVLLDLAMPEFSGEQVMQEKQLDSSLADIPVILITARASEQDRIHGLDLGADDYLTKPIIQQELVLRVRNLLSRQRLTKRIALMEEREKLAQLGELITDLSREIRAIWAERNGTDAGRILCQEALAALPDAERLGPHWAEVFLSGQDSAEDVDLDALPLPKTDGESLALLRSFRLLLAPALLSADEKSRIWKGLQDLARPQLVLFSRVTALATTHMHLMEQSQKSRLLMDGILEFQQRLGPQKLCRLDQTLAKTANLLGPRLRLAGVRLTMDLPPENLMIHPADLMQVGISLITMLCQRLEMLLDQDKWLNITAEVLEDLLLIRLTCGGPKLTEAQALRLFDPVAEGSEGHGHSGLHVARRIVLRTPGRLDFNLSGTATCFELELPKALPGIY
- the dusB gene encoding tRNA dihydrouridine synthase DusB — encoded protein: MNKLNPFEALGLPRDPLLLAPLAGVSDHPFRRSCAAQGADLTYVEMISATALLYESRRTYDMLKRHSSESILGVQITAASADDMGRAVEILAQHNFETIDINMGCPVKKVVKTGCGSAILRDPERVFQTVKAACNATDKPISAKIRLGWDHQSINGMEVAQAAEAGGAAWVTVHGRTRADDYGMPVNLDGIRQIKAALKVPVIGNGNLFQHEDVAHMKAVTGVDGVMISRGALGNPWLFKEIRTSDKTVSIDEWEATVLRHLAWQQEEYGDQPGAAVCMRKHLLWYAKGWQGVKPFREAVNEAGSLSGAGDLVKRFADQLRKSQYLVRAPIVQNEAGHRFAWDPKYEMDRKLDRGVGDDGLETLAVQEELSF
- a CDS encoding MBL fold metallo-hydrolase yields the protein MSLIENKKIAPGLYWVSVPSRKVFLQAGCPADSVKHLIKHGVIRNQAGSGALHETGPNCLLLSDLGIQNGQFANLAEFTMLQMFYRQGMLIPNHPGYSKDKPIMIGNSEQIKAQLDYVFRGNYGLIDENELIEAGMPKEQAQEMMRLKLKFAFGRIQATHDLIDCRQLGDDVLDLNGVLIKRTGINKFRISVDQEFIDIDLNLAAHEAYQPTYKLNFQRFAPEFFSVIHSGEGDGWDIHRPAMASIICYGPDVYLIDAGPHITHTLRALGLSLNSIRGIFQTHGHDDHFAGLTELMLGDRKLEYYSTSVVRHSVNKKMQALLSVKFPVLERFFTIHDLAPEEWNNIDGLEVQPSYSPHPVETNTFQFRTVTENGHRTYHHLADICSFSVLQRMIEPDQQKPGISLQYFQKIKDLYLQPADLKKIDIGGGMIHGHAEDFQGDRSKKIILAHTADELSPSQLSIGTRALFGQIDHLVKSHIDNRHEVAARSLHHYFPTVPFSSFYELLNQPIESLEPGSALVRQAGHAQDIFLVLSGIVAAPKSEVPFGLEYVAGYLVGDDPDCPLHQLISKSFAEILRIPRRIFDSFLERYNLKESFSKNISRRRMLQSSDLFQSIKWSPLLNKIAKSVYEIQIKDQQIISHFTGHFVFILESGHLSLFREGYAEELRPGQFCYEDNVITDHAPLELQLKALENSRGYLIPHVVLKDIPAVEWKLLETYKRRSQAIQKAPVLHKNAS
- the serS gene encoding serine--tRNA ligase; this encodes MLDIKFIRENPDKVRKAIQDKRMGVDLDRLLSMDEHLRKKQVEMEQLQADRNRISKAIASATPAERDGLKAQVAGIKPRLETLENEVRELSGEFEQLMLLVPAPARDDVPLGKDDTENVEVKRWGEVPKFDFKTKDHVEIGEALDLFDVERGVKLAGSRSYVLRGLGAQLEAAILRLTVDHLNKKGYTQLAVPVLVKEEAMVGTGYFPVGREQAYLVERDEMVLVGTAEVSLTSYHSGEILKDEQLPLRYFAQSTCFRREAGTYGKDARGLYRVHQFQKVEQVVIGHADTAESDQLHSEILGNAEAILQSLELPYRVVYVCTGDLGQGQVRKHDIETWMPSRNAYGETHSCSTFYDFQARRLKLRYKDKNGQNLHAYTLNNTAIATPRVLIPFLENHQTADGKVRIPKALQPYLGGRTTLG